The Fimbriimonas ginsengisoli Gsoil 348 genome window below encodes:
- the atpE gene encoding ATP synthase F0 subunit C, which yields MLGLGIGVAGLGCGIGLGLIGNGALQGMARQPEAISKLQVQMLIALAFVELVFLLSVFVLPFLVKS from the coding sequence ATGCTAGGACTAGGAATTGGAGTTGCCGGGCTCGGTTGCGGAATCGGCCTTGGACTTATCGGAAACGGTGCGCTGCAGGGAATGGCCCGGCAGCCGGAAGCAATCAGCAAGCTGCAGGTTCAGATGCTGATCGCGCTCGCGTTCGTTGAGCTCGTCTTCTTGCTCAGCGTCTTCGTCTTGCCGTTCTTGGTTAAGAGCTAA